CATCGCGCCTTCGATGCGCTGGCGAGCGGGAGCATGGGGCGCCACCCACGAATAGGAGCGCTGAGCCGTTTGATGAGGGATGGCCCGCTGGAGGATCCACTTGTCCTTGCCTTGATAGCCTACCAAGAAGCCGTAGCACTCCTTGCGGAAGGTCTCCACAGCGGCGAGGCAGAGCGACCAAAAGGCGTCTTCGGAAATGTAGACGTCCGAGAGGAAATGCGGAGCATGTCCATTGCGCTGGCCGTTGTGGCCATTGGCGTGATTGTAGCGATACATATGCCCTACCGATAAAAGAACCAAGGACCTTTTTGGCGTCCTTGGTCTCTATTAATCTTGTGTACTGGCGTCCCCGCTGGGATTCGAACCCAGGACCCACTGCTTAGAAGGCAGTTGCTCTGTCCGCCTGAGCTACGGGGACACATCACCATTATTGCACCCACCTAGCCAGGCTACAAACGTCGTTTGACTCTAGCGGCAAATCATATGCAAGCGGCCTTTTGCACTTGGTGATCGACCGCAGGCAGTAAGAGGATTGGACGGTCGTGCGTTATGACAAGAACATCGCCTATCTCCACATCCTCCAATGAGTCGGTCTCTGCATCACTTCGTTCGAAAACTTGATCCACTTTGCGAGCCACGCTCGCTAGCATTTCGATGAGCGGACCCCGCACAACGATGCATGCCCAAAAGCACGCCAGTCGCGTGGCACATTCTCGTCCGGCGCGGTGTCCGCTCTTGTCACCGCGAGGGGCCAGCCTCCAGCGCGGCTGAGGCAATGCAGCCGACGTTGGAGCTGCAGGCTTCGCGGGGTATCCGAAGGGCAAATCCTGCTTGGCAGGGCGGCAGTCTAGCCGAGGTATTTCGGACGGTCAATGGATGGCTGTCTCTCAGACTGGCTCTGTACTTGTTTTAGAGGCAATCAAAGGGGTAGAGATCCAAAATTTTGCGTTGTGCTTAGCATAAATCAACTCGCAGAAACCTTTAGTCCAGTAACCTACTGAGAGTCCCTTCAGTCGAACAGAATAGCAACTGTTTTGAACAATTTCTCAAAACTATATCGAAACGTTTTTAGTACGGTATTGACACCCCTCTTGACCAGGTGCTAGATTGAAGATGTCTCGAACAGGAGGTTACACATGATGCGTAAGACGAAGTTGATGCAGCAGGTGGAGGCGAAATACAACAAGCCGCTGGAGAAGCTCCTTCCCGAACTCTATAACGAGAAGGGCCTTCCCGCGATGGCGGCTGAGCTTGGTATCAGCAAAGGCACGCTGTGGTACTGGCTCCTGAAATTTGGAATCAACGTCCGGCGCGTGGCGCTTGCCCCTGGTGAGGAAATCCAGGTCTCGCAAGCCAAGCGCTAGCCCTCCGCAACTGTCCGGCTCGGAAAAGGCCCCGCTCTCCCGGGGCCTTTTTCTTTGTCCACAAATCTATAGAATAGCCGCATGCCCAAGATGACCGCTCCGCCAAAGCCAGCGCCGGTCAAGCGCCGCTTTACTGCCGTAGAGATCGGCGTCATCTCTGCGATCGTCGTCCTCCTCCTCATAGTCGTTATCCCTGTCGTCCTGGACGATAGCCGCGACCCGGTGAAAGAGAAGGAGGTCACGCTGGTCCAGGACGCCATCCGCCGCTACAAGCAGGAGACGGGTGTCTACCCGACCTTCGCCACCGTGGCGGCGCCGGGCAAAGAGGCAGCGAGTCCTTGGGTGGACGGCGGAGCGCCGGCACAAAACTCTTCGCCCGCACATGCGGGGATCAACTTTGAGGCAAAGGCCACTCGCGGCGATCAGACGGTCTCGTTCGTGCCGGACTACATCAGCCTGCGACCACGCTACGCCGGCGATGTGGCGAACGACGGGACCAGACGCTGGCGCATCGCGGCGGACGGCGGCGTGACGATCGAGCTGGACGGTCGTTCATACTAAGCGAAACGCAAAAAGCTGCTTAGGTGACGTCCGGATGAGTAGGCGTGCGTTGATCAGCGCAGGCTCATGCCCAGCTCGATGATGCGAAGACCTTGCCCACTCACCACGCATCCGTGACTCCTCGCCGCATCGTGTGGGACGCGCGGATGAGTGCTCGTCGGCGGGATGCGGGGCGCAGCGAAGCTTCCACGCCACGCCGCAAAAAGCTTGGCAGCGGCTGCGTGCGAAAGGCGCGAGAATTTAGCTGTGGATCCTCCACAAAAACCGCGCCATTTTTGGTCCGAACTGACGGTCAATCTGCTGAACGTTAGGGACGGTTAGATTCGTCAACGGAGATATTTGAATCACTACCTAACGGCTGGCAGATAGAGACAACTTGGCTCTGCGTGAACTGGCAATCGTTATGTCGCGAGTTAGCGAATTGTCCCTTAAATCCAGGAGCAGACTGGTTAAACAGCTGTCGTAGGCCAAGTTGCCTTATGGCTGGTTGAAAATGCTTATGGAAAGCAATTTTCGGCTAGATGGGAGGCCATTGGTCCAGCGAGAGGGCCTACTCCATCAACTGAATTAGGGCGCCGTGAGCGCTTTTTGGATGAATGAAGATGCCGCCGCGACTGTCGTGGGAGGCGGCCTGCTCGGCACCGACGACTCGCGCGCCTTTGGCTTGCAGAGCCTTCACCGCCTCAATCATGTTCGTGACTTGCACGCAGACAAGGTAGAGACCTTCGCCGCGTTCCTTAATAAAGGTAGCCATAGGGCTGTTGGGGTGGAGCGGCTGCGCCAACTCGATGTAGGCATTGCCCGTGAATATCTTCTGCGTGCGGACACCGCGCCGCAGGGAGGAGATGATGACGCCTGCGGACATACCGTAGACGTCCGTGTAGAGCTTGGCCGTCTCTTCCACGCTGTTCACGGCGATGATGACGTGGTCAATGCGCTTGTAGAAAGACATGACCCAAACAGGCTATCACACCGCAGGAGGCGTGTGTACTCTAGCCTTCCAGGAGACGAATGAGGGCTCCGTGGGTGCTTTTCGGATGGAGAAAGACGCCGGGGCTGTGATCGGGCAGGGCCGTCATTTCGGCGCCGATGATCCGGGCGCCTTTTTCCTGGAGAGCCTGCACGGCGCCCGGCAGGTTGTGTACCTGGATGGCGATAAGGTATATGCCCTCGCCGCGCTCGCGAAGGAACTTGGCCACAGGGTTGTCCTGCTCAAGGGGCTGGACGAGCTCGATATAGGCGTTGCCGGCAAATATCTTCTGCGAACGGAGACCCAGCCGAAGGGAAGAGATGATGACGCTTGACGGCATGCCGTAAACGTCCGTATAGAGCTTGGCGGTCTCTTCGATGCTGTTCACCGCGATGAAGACGTGGTTGATGCGCTTATAGAAAGACATGCTCGCCGCTCCTCTTGGGGCACCAGCCTATCACAAGGAACCAGGAGAAGGCCACGGATCGCGTCACTGGGCAGGGTCGCCTTGGCCGGAGCCATCGCACGTGATGCGGCTGCGGTCAGGAAGATGGCGAGAATGGATAACCCGGCATAGGCGACCAGCATCGGCGAATAGCTGCCGACGTGGTCACGGACGACTGCCGCGATCTGCGGCCCGGCAAAGGCGCTCAGGGCAAAGACGGCCGTGAGCAGGCTAAAGACCCTGCCTCGATGCTCTTCGCTATAGTAATCGGCAATGGCGGCGGAGACGAGGGTGGTGACCGAGCGGGCAAAGGCACCATTACAGACGACAAAGAGAACGAGCATCCATATGGATGAGACGTAGGCAAAGACAAGCAGCCCCACGGCTTGCAAGACCATCGTGAGAATCATGAGGCGCTTCCGCCCTACCCTGTCCGAATACCAGCCAGTCGTAAAGATGGCAACCGCGCCCGTAACGCCGAGCACCAGAGCCACCCAGCCGCCGGTGGCGGCAGAAAAGCCCCGCTCCTCAAGGTGGGGAATAAGGAAAAGATTCGCTGTGGTGTTCC
This DNA window, taken from Chloroflexota bacterium, encodes the following:
- a CDS encoding MFS transporter, translated to MVQEEARPGHRDVQCQRRDRPCFIVRGVVWLEGAYGWRTTALVIAVGAVVVTWPLARFIKRSPSELGLKPEDEETAGGGSAERLSPRLLEERSHRLSAGELVFRNRFLIVTLLAQACITIGNTTANLFLIPHLEERGFSAATGGWVALVLGVTGAVAIFTTGWYSDRVGRKRLMILTMVLQAVGLLVFAYVSSIWMLVLFVVCNGAFARSVTTLVSAAIADYYSEEHRGRVFSLLTAVFALSAFAGPQIAAVVRDHVGSYSPMLVAYAGLSILAIFLTAAASRAMAPAKATLPSDAIRGLLLVPCDRLVPQEERRACLSISASTTSSSR